The following is a genomic window from Collimonas fungivorans Ter331.
TGAAAGTGTGGCCTAGCCGATTCTGCAATAACATGAGGTCCATTTTTCCGTCGACGTTTACGGTTGTCGTCCGCTGTGATTCTGCTTCGTTCAACACCGGTCAAGACTTGGCGGTGCTGCCCGCGTAATCGATCAACAAGCTGACAGGCCCGACCAGCGGGATTTTTTTCTGGTACGCAAAGCTGATCTGGATATCGTCGCCATTCTTGGTGATTTCCAGGTCCTTGCCCGCAATCGCATCGATATAACCGACCTCGGCCTGCTTGTTGAACGCATTCTGGATTTCCTGCACCGTAGTGCCGGCCGTCCTGGCGCTGGCTATCGCTTTCTTGATCGAAAAATATTCGATCGTGGTCGGCGTCACCTTGGCGATCAGCACGCCGATACAGCCGAGCACCGCCAATATGACGATCAGGCCGAATAATGTAATGCCCTGCTGCTTCCGTGTAGATCCGGAAATTCTTGTCATCCCTGACTCCGCAATGGTTTTAAATGGTTTATTTAAAGAAAGTGCCGATACGCTTGAAATTACCCAGGTTCATCCAGACCAAAAATGCTTTTCCAACAATATTCTCATCCGGTACAAATCCCCAGTACCGGCTGTCTTCGCTGTTATCCCGATTATCCCCCATCATGAAATAATTTCCAGCAGGAACGGTACAGGTAAAACCTTCGGGGTTATAGGAACAGGCATCCTTGTTAGGGAAATCCATCACACCTTCCAGCGAAATCGGCGGCCGGCCGCTGCGTACTGCGATCGTATGTTGCACGTTTGACAGGTTTTCCGTGAATTGCTGGGAATAATCCAGGGTGTCTTCATTCAGGTAGTCCGGCAACGGCGTATAAGAAAGAGCTTGACCGTTAATCGTTAAGCGCTTGTTTTGGTAAGTTATTTTATCACCGGGCACCCCAACCACGCGCTTGATGTAATCGAGCGACATATCCTTGGGATATTTGAACACCATCACGTCGCCGCGCTGCGGCTTATTCACTTCGATCACTTTTTTGTTCAGGATCGGCAGGCGGATACCGTAGGTAAACTTGTTGACTAGGATCAGGTCGCCCACCAGCAGGGTCGGCACCATCGAACTGGACGGGATCTTGAACGGCTCGTACAGGAACGAGCGCAGGAAGAACACCATGGCGATCACCGGGAAAAAGCTGCCGGAATATTCGACCCAGGTCGGCTGACGCAGCAGGTTCGCTTCCAGCGCCGCGCGGCCGCTGTTCTCCAGCTTGATGCCATCGGCGCTCAGCTTGGCGTTGCGGGCGTCGAACTCGGCCAGGGCGGCGTCGGCCTTGGCGCGCCGCTGCCGGCTCAGGTAGAAGCGGTCAAAAAACCAGATGATGCCGGTGACAACGGTCAGGACAAACAGGATTAATGCGAAATTTCCTAAAATTGATTGCAATGTCATTTTTCATCCACTTGTAAGATTGCCAGGAATGCTTCTTGCGGGATCTCGACGGAACCCACCTGCTTCATCCGTTTTTTACCGGCCTTCTGCTTTTCCAGCAATTTGCGCTTGCGGCTGATATCGCCGCCGTAGCATTTCGCCAGCACGTTCTTGCGCAGGGCCTTGACGTTCTCGCGCGAAATGATGTTGGCGCCGATCGCCGCCTGGATGGCGACGTCGAACATCTGGCGCGGAATCAGTTCGCGCATCTTGGCGGCGACGGCACGGCCACGGTACTGGCTGTTGGCGCGGTGCACGATGATCGCCAGCGCATCGACTTTTTCGCTGTTGATCAGCATGTCCACCTTGACCACGTCGGCCGAACGGTATTCCTTGAATTCGTAATCCATCGAGGCATAACCGCGCGAGGTCGATTTCAGGCGGTCGAAGAAATCGAGCACCACTTCCGCCATCGGGATTTCAT
Proteins encoded in this region:
- the lepB gene encoding signal peptidase I, translating into MTLQSILGNFALILFVLTVVTGIIWFFDRFYLSRQRRAKADAALAEFDARNAKLSADGIKLENSGRAALEANLLRQPTWVEYSGSFFPVIAMVFFLRSFLYEPFKIPSSSMVPTLLVGDLILVNKFTYGIRLPILNKKVIEVNKPQRGDVMVFKYPKDMSLDYIKRVVGVPGDKITYQNKRLTINGQALSYTPLPDYLNEDTLDYSQQFTENLSNVQHTIAVRSGRPPISLEGVMDFPNKDACSYNPEGFTCTVPAGNYFMMGDNRDNSEDSRYWGFVPDENIVGKAFLVWMNLGNFKRIGTFFK
- a CDS encoding DUF4845 domain-containing protein, which translates into the protein MTRISGSTRKQQGITLFGLIVILAVLGCIGVLIAKVTPTTIEYFSIKKAIASARTAGTTVQEIQNAFNKQAEVGYIDAIAGKDLEITKNGDDIQISFAYQKKIPLVGPVSLLIDYAGSTAKS